In a single window of the Streptomyces sp. NBC_00285 genome:
- a CDS encoding DUF5955 family protein, producing the protein MTGSDNDPRVAELRTAVSRLRRELAAHPAEFPDRGIAEDELAALAAMTVYGQPEVPRLRRSLLLIAGAIGSVSALSRGLTAVRDAVELFGEPRR; encoded by the coding sequence GTGACCGGCAGTGACAACGATCCGAGAGTGGCGGAACTGCGGACCGCGGTGTCCCGGCTGCGCCGCGAACTCGCCGCGCACCCGGCCGAGTTCCCCGACCGGGGCATCGCCGAGGACGAACTCGCCGCGCTCGCCGCCATGACGGTGTACGGGCAACCCGAAGTCCCGCGGCTACGCCGGTCGTTGCTGCTGATCGCCGGAGCGATCGGCTCGGTCAGCGCGCTGTCACGGGGGCTGACGGCGGTACGCGACGCGGTGGAGCTGTTCGGGGAACCGCGCCGCTAG
- a CDS encoding DUF6304 family protein — protein sequence MTALQRWPGRYTDRHGTEEIVFESDGRELIRTTIRGVVFESESMDDLGALNGEPPEQAFAFFDGGLCSCLLEWQVPMPVEVQGSGVRPGVLHCALRLGGPAGPGRGLDAETLAVTLRLDGREYRNADGQGWFEEALVDIQRKLPPGDRLRACISCAWSDYNPVGSGFMAGLACFRDTKDRYRQVSGKHGPTGIFALWQDLTEFVQETWLCPEFEHRGSHKGYRGSFP from the coding sequence ATGACGGCCCTTCAGCGCTGGCCGGGGCGGTACACCGACCGGCACGGCACGGAGGAGATCGTCTTCGAGTCGGACGGCCGGGAGCTGATCCGTACGACGATCAGGGGTGTCGTCTTCGAGAGCGAGTCCATGGACGATCTCGGTGCCCTGAACGGTGAGCCACCCGAGCAGGCGTTCGCGTTCTTCGACGGCGGGCTGTGCTCCTGCCTCCTGGAATGGCAGGTGCCGATGCCGGTCGAGGTCCAAGGGTCCGGCGTACGGCCGGGCGTGCTGCACTGCGCGCTGCGGCTCGGAGGGCCGGCGGGCCCGGGCCGCGGCCTGGATGCGGAGACTCTGGCCGTCACCCTGCGTCTCGACGGGCGTGAGTACCGCAACGCGGACGGCCAGGGCTGGTTCGAGGAGGCGCTGGTCGACATTCAGCGCAAGCTGCCGCCTGGAGACCGCTTGCGGGCCTGCATCTCGTGCGCGTGGTCCGACTACAACCCGGTTGGCAGCGGTTTCATGGCCGGGCTGGCCTGCTTCCGCGACACCAAGGACCGCTACCGGCAGGTGTCCGGCAAGCACGGCCCGACCGGCATCTTCGCCCTCTGGCAGGACCTCACCGAGTTCGTCCAGGAGACCTGGCTCTGCCCGGAGTTCGAGCACCGGGGCTCGCACAAGGGTTACCGGGGCTCGTTCCCCTAG
- a CDS encoding IclR family transcriptional regulator codes for MPTSSASTTDSAKSSGGGVQSLERAFDLLERMADAGGEVGLSELSASSGLPLPTIHRLMRTLVTCGYVRQQPNRRYALGPRLIRLGESSARLLGTWARPYLARLVEETGETANMALLDGDEIVYVAQVPSKHSMRMFTEVGRRVLPHSTGVGKALLAHTPDNEVRALLARTGMPAATEKTITTPDGFLAALEAVRSQGYAVDDNEQEIGVRCLAVSVPNSPTPAAISISGPAGRVTEAATEKIVPVLQQVAGELSEALASQNPA; via the coding sequence GTGCCGACGTCCAGCGCCAGCACCACCGACTCCGCCAAGTCCTCCGGTGGCGGGGTCCAGTCCCTCGAGCGCGCCTTCGACCTGCTGGAGCGGATGGCGGACGCGGGCGGAGAGGTCGGACTGAGCGAACTGTCCGCGAGCAGCGGACTGCCGCTGCCCACCATCCACCGCCTGATGCGGACCCTCGTGACCTGCGGATACGTCCGCCAGCAGCCCAACCGTCGCTACGCCCTGGGCCCGCGCCTGATCCGCCTCGGCGAGTCGTCCGCCCGGCTGCTCGGCACCTGGGCCCGCCCCTACCTCGCCCGTCTGGTCGAGGAGACCGGCGAGACGGCCAACATGGCGCTGCTCGACGGCGACGAGATCGTCTACGTCGCCCAGGTGCCGTCGAAGCACTCGATGCGGATGTTCACCGAGGTCGGCCGGCGCGTCCTGCCGCACTCCACGGGCGTCGGCAAGGCCCTGCTCGCCCACACCCCCGACAACGAGGTGCGCGCGCTCCTCGCCCGCACCGGCATGCCGGCCGCGACGGAGAAGACGATCACCACGCCGGACGGCTTCCTCGCGGCCCTGGAGGCGGTGCGCAGCCAGGGGTACGCCGTCGACGACAACGAGCAGGAGATCGGCGTCCGCTGCCTCGCGGTCTCGGTGCCCAACTCCCCCACCCCGGCCGCTATTTCGATCTCCGGCCCGGCGGGACGGGTCACCGAGGCGGCCACCGAGAAGATCGTGCCGGTGCTGCAGCAGGTGGCCGGCGAACTCTCCGAAGCACTGGCCAGCCAGAACCCGGCATGA
- the allB gene encoding allantoinase AllB — translation MSGTELVLRSTRVVTPEGTRAASVAVAGGRITAVLPYDAPVPEGARLEDLGDDVLLPGLVDTHVHVNDPGRTEWEGFWTATRAAAAGGITTLVDMPLNSLPPTTTVDNLRTKQEVAADKAHIDVGFWGGALPDNVKDLRPLHESGVFGFKAFLSPSGVDEFPHLDKDGLARSLAEIASFDGLLIVHAEDPHHLEAAPQQGGPKYADFLASRPRDAEDTAIAQLIAQAKRLDARVHVLHLSSSDALPLIARARAEGVRITVETCPHYLTLTAEEVPDGASEFKCCPPIRESANQDLLWQALADGTIDCVVTDHSPSTADLKTDDFATAWGGISGLQLSLAAVWTEARKRGHSLEDVVRWMSARTAELVGLDARKGAIEAGRDADFAVLAPDETFTVDPAALQHRNRVTAYAGKTLYGVVKSTWLRGRPIVVNGEFTPPQGQLLSRTP, via the coding sequence GTGTCCGGCACAGAACTGGTGCTGCGCTCGACGCGCGTCGTCACGCCCGAGGGGACGCGGGCCGCGTCGGTAGCGGTCGCGGGCGGCAGGATCACGGCGGTGCTGCCGTACGACGCCCCCGTACCCGAAGGGGCCCGTCTGGAGGACCTCGGCGACGACGTCCTGCTGCCCGGCCTGGTCGACACCCACGTGCACGTCAACGACCCCGGCCGCACCGAGTGGGAGGGCTTCTGGACCGCCACGCGCGCGGCGGCGGCCGGCGGCATCACCACCCTGGTCGACATGCCGCTCAACTCCCTCCCGCCCACGACGACGGTCGACAACCTCCGTACGAAGCAGGAAGTCGCCGCCGACAAGGCCCACATCGACGTCGGCTTCTGGGGCGGCGCCCTGCCCGACAACGTCAAGGACCTGCGCCCGCTGCACGAGTCGGGCGTGTTCGGCTTCAAGGCGTTCCTGTCGCCGTCCGGGGTCGACGAGTTCCCGCATCTCGACAAGGACGGGCTCGCCCGGTCCCTGGCCGAGATCGCCTCCTTCGACGGCCTGCTGATCGTGCACGCGGAGGACCCGCACCACCTTGAGGCCGCCCCGCAGCAGGGCGGCCCCAAGTACGCCGACTTCCTGGCCTCCCGCCCCCGGGACGCCGAGGACACCGCGATCGCCCAACTCATCGCCCAGGCGAAGCGGTTGGACGCCCGCGTGCACGTCCTGCATCTCTCGTCGAGCGACGCGCTCCCGCTGATCGCCCGGGCCAGGGCGGAGGGCGTCCGCATCACCGTCGAGACCTGCCCGCACTACCTCACCCTCACCGCCGAGGAAGTCCCGGACGGCGCCAGCGAGTTCAAGTGCTGCCCGCCCATCCGCGAGTCCGCCAACCAGGACCTGCTGTGGCAGGCGCTCGCCGACGGCACCATCGACTGCGTGGTCACCGACCACTCGCCGTCCACCGCCGACCTCAAGACGGACGACTTCGCGACGGCGTGGGGCGGCATCTCGGGCCTGCAGCTGAGCCTGGCGGCAGTCTGGACGGAGGCCCGCAAGCGCGGTCACTCGCTGGAGGACGTGGTCCGCTGGATGTCGGCGCGCACGGCCGAACTGGTGGGCCTCGACGCACGCAAGGGCGCCATCGAGGCCGGCCGCGACGCCGACTTCGCCGTCCTCGCGCCCGACGAGACGTTCACCGTGGACCCCGCGGCCCTCCAGCACCGCAACCGGGTCACCGCATACGCGGGCAAGACCCTGTACGGCGTCGTGAAGTCGACCTGGCTGCGGGGCCGACCCATCGTGGTGAACGGCGAGTTCACGCCCCCACAGGGCCAACTGCTCAGCCGCACGCCCTGA
- the alc gene encoding allantoicase gives MTAIVSFTGDANPYGGGDPYADYRTADFPFTQYADLAARQLGAGVIAANDEFFAERENLLMPEPAEFDPEHFGHKGKIMDGWETRRRRGASAGHPWPTTEDHDWALVRLGAPGVIRGIVVDTAHFRGNYPQAVSVEGTSVPGAPSPEELLGDDVKWTTLVPRTPVGGHAANGFAVSLEQRFTHLRVNQHPDGGIARLRVYGEVVPDPAWLAVLGTFDVVALENGGQAEDASNLFYSPASNTIQPGRSRKMDDGWETRRRRDRGNDWIRYRLAAQSRIRAIEIDTAYLKGNSAGWASVSVRDGDEADWLEILPRTRLQPDTNHRFVLPEPAVGTHARVDIFPDGGISRLRLFGSLTEAGTAALSARHQELGG, from the coding sequence GTGACGGCGATTGTGAGCTTCACCGGCGACGCGAACCCGTACGGCGGCGGTGACCCGTACGCGGACTACCGCACCGCGGACTTCCCCTTCACCCAGTACGCCGACCTCGCCGCCCGGCAGCTCGGCGCCGGCGTCATCGCCGCCAACGACGAGTTCTTCGCCGAGCGCGAGAACCTGCTGATGCCGGAGCCGGCCGAGTTCGATCCCGAGCACTTCGGGCACAAAGGCAAGATCATGGACGGCTGGGAGACGCGGCGCCGCCGTGGGGCCTCGGCCGGGCACCCCTGGCCGACGACCGAGGACCACGACTGGGCGCTGGTGCGCCTCGGCGCGCCCGGCGTGATCCGGGGCATCGTGGTCGACACGGCGCACTTCCGCGGCAACTATCCGCAGGCGGTGTCGGTGGAGGGCACGTCCGTCCCCGGCGCACCGTCCCCGGAGGAACTGCTGGGCGACGACGTAAAGTGGACGACGCTCGTCCCGCGCACGCCGGTCGGCGGTCACGCGGCGAACGGCTTCGCCGTATCGCTCGAACAGCGTTTCACGCACCTGCGGGTCAACCAGCATCCCGACGGCGGCATCGCCCGCCTGCGCGTGTACGGCGAGGTCGTGCCGGACCCCGCGTGGCTGGCGGTCCTCGGCACCTTCGACGTGGTCGCCCTGGAGAACGGCGGCCAGGCCGAGGACGCGTCGAACCTGTTCTACTCGCCGGCGTCCAACACCATCCAGCCCGGGCGCTCCCGCAAGATGGACGACGGCTGGGAGACGCGGCGACGCCGTGACCGTGGCAACGACTGGATCCGCTACCGCCTCGCCGCCCAGTCCCGGATCCGGGCGATCGAGATCGACACGGCGTATCTGAAGGGGAACAGCGCGGGCTGGGCATCGGTCTCGGTCCGCGACGGAGACGAGGCCGACTGGCTCGAGATCCTGCCGCGCACCCGCCTCCAGCCCGACACCAACCACCGCTTCGTCCTGCCCGAGCCGGCGGTGGGGACGCATGCACGCGTGGACATCTTCCCGGACGGCGGGATCTCACGGCTGCGACTGTTCGGGTCGCTGACGGAGGCGGGTACGGCGGCCCTGTCGGCGAGGCACCAGGAACTGGGCGGCTGA
- a CDS encoding SDR family oxidoreductase encodes MDVMTTTYGTLHGKVALVTGGSRGIGAATALQLAREGADVAVTYVSGKEGAADVVRRVEALGRRAVALRADSADAEEAAGSVRRTTEALGGLDVLVNNAGVGVLGPLDGLSLVDIDRVLSVNVRGVFLTSQAAAAHMGPGGRIIMIGTCMTQRVPGPGGTLYATSKSALTGLTKALARELGPRGITANIVHPGPTDTDMNPAAGPFAAGQAAMTALGRFGTAEEVASMVTYLAGADYVTGAEFAVDGGHAA; translated from the coding sequence ATGGACGTCATGACAACGACTTACGGAACTCTGCACGGCAAGGTCGCACTCGTCACGGGCGGCAGCCGGGGTATCGGCGCGGCCACGGCACTGCAACTGGCGCGGGAGGGGGCGGATGTGGCCGTGACGTATGTGAGCGGCAAGGAGGGGGCCGCGGACGTCGTACGGCGCGTCGAGGCCCTGGGACGCCGGGCCGTGGCTCTGCGGGCCGACTCCGCGGACGCCGAGGAGGCGGCGGGGTCGGTGCGGCGCACGACGGAGGCGCTCGGCGGGCTGGACGTGCTGGTGAACAACGCGGGTGTGGGTGTGCTCGGCCCGTTGGACGGCCTGTCCCTCGTGGACATCGACCGGGTGCTGTCCGTCAACGTGCGCGGGGTGTTCCTGACCTCGCAGGCCGCGGCCGCGCACATGGGTCCGGGTGGCCGGATCATCATGATCGGCACCTGTATGACCCAGCGTGTGCCGGGCCCGGGCGGAACCCTGTACGCGACGAGCAAGTCCGCTCTGACCGGGCTGACGAAGGCACTCGCGCGCGAGCTGGGCCCGCGGGGGATCACGGCGAACATCGTCCACCCGGGCCCCACCGACACCGACATGAACCCGGCGGCCGGGCCGTTCGCGGCGGGACAGGCCGCGATGACCGCGCTGGGGCGGTTCGGTACGGCGGAGGAAGTGGCGTCGATGGTGACGTATCTGGCCGGGGCGGACTATGTCACCGGCGCGGAGTTCGCCGTGGACGGCGGACACGCGGCATGA